Proteins co-encoded in one Leptospira inadai serovar Lyme str. 10 genomic window:
- a CDS encoding flagellar hook capping FlgD N-terminal domain-containing protein: MPDTNAVSSEASRSRYLEGDRSFNLKNHFEKLEKEEKSGLQGIEIRSTAKALGKDDFLKLLITQLSSQDPTNPVKDQDFIAQMAQFSSLEQMNNISQGIGKMTNRQSFSLVGKVVSGPDFVTGENVVGLAGALFFDGEGKSFVRVNGRTVEIDAITLITDPSVLNQAESSSKGVQSSAPNGNQTTAAIPAANAPSAGQAVEETSEEWNSGAPGWSFPGKPNERNYE, from the coding sequence ATGCCGGATACAAACGCTGTAAGCAGCGAAGCCTCACGTAGTCGTTATCTCGAAGGAGACAGAAGCTTCAATTTGAAGAACCACTTCGAGAAATTGGAGAAGGAGGAAAAGAGCGGGCTCCAAGGTATCGAGATTCGTTCCACTGCAAAGGCATTAGGAAAAGATGATTTTCTTAAATTATTAATCACGCAATTATCATCGCAGGACCCTACGAATCCGGTTAAGGATCAGGATTTTATCGCGCAGATGGCGCAGTTCTCCTCTTTGGAACAAATGAATAATATCTCCCAAGGAATCGGAAAAATGACCAACCGCCAAAGTTTCTCTTTGGTCGGAAAAGTCGTCTCCGGTCCCGATTTTGTAACGGGAGAGAACGTCGTCGGATTGGCCGGAGCGCTCTTCTTTGACGGAGAAGGTAAGTCATTCGTACGAGTGAACGGAAGAACCGTCGAGATCGATGCGATCACTCTTATTACCGATCCGAGTGTGCTGAATCAGGCGGAATCGAGCTCAAAAGGCGTACAGTCTTCCGCCCCTAACGGCAATCAAACAACCGCAGCCATTCCCGCAGCTAACGCTCCTTCCGCCGGTCAAGCGGTAGAGGAGACTAGCGAAGAATGGAATTCCGGAGCTCCCGGCTGGAGCTTTCCCGGAAAGCCGAACGAACGCAATTATGAATAA
- the murD gene encoding UDP-N-acetylmuramoyl-L-alanine--D-glutamate ligase — MANFPTSLLGQRVLVLGGGVSGLAALRLLRERQAVPILYNSQPIPSVTETYVGEDVSLTSLLPLTLIVKSPGLSPEHPMIQQAHSLFIPVVSEVEFARAFFFGKLIGVTGTDGKSTTTALTCHLLSKDFPGAQAGGNIGRAFSDFCLGPVPLAVLELSSYQLEDSGPLSLDVSVILNLAPDHLERHGTLDNYFAAKARIIDKNSSKHTLVVSSKLFRERIQQMNCLCKIGTFGREEGNDARILDEERIIQTAKAEYDAKAFLLPGGHNLENLSASILAAEAVGGNPANIQQAISGFTGLPHRFQQAGRAAGVTFINDSKSTNLHSMLAGMSTWKEKKSTCLILGGRPKSESFEPLKQFLKSGIGWVILFGEARAAWAAEISPILGVHFVTAENLDEAFFWLKTAIRSGRARLKSVVFSPACASFDQYKNFEERGEHFLNLVRQWAKEEP, encoded by the coding sequence ATGGCAAATTTTCCTACCTCCTTATTGGGCCAGAGAGTCCTTGTTCTGGGCGGAGGCGTTTCGGGATTGGCTGCACTCCGTCTCCTTCGAGAAAGGCAGGCTGTTCCCATCCTCTACAATTCCCAACCTATACCTTCCGTCACTGAAACGTACGTAGGCGAAGACGTTTCCTTAACTTCCCTACTTCCGTTGACCCTAATCGTCAAAAGTCCCGGGTTATCGCCGGAGCATCCGATGATTCAGCAGGCTCATTCGCTTTTTATTCCGGTTGTCTCCGAAGTGGAATTTGCCCGAGCATTCTTTTTCGGTAAATTGATAGGAGTCACGGGAACGGACGGAAAATCCACTACGACGGCTCTGACATGCCATCTTCTATCCAAAGATTTTCCCGGAGCCCAGGCCGGCGGAAACATCGGACGAGCGTTCAGCGATTTTTGCCTGGGTCCGGTTCCACTCGCCGTTTTGGAACTTTCCAGTTACCAGCTGGAAGACTCGGGGCCTCTATCACTTGATGTTTCCGTAATTCTCAATCTGGCTCCGGATCATTTGGAACGTCACGGAACTCTGGACAATTATTTTGCGGCTAAAGCGAGGATCATCGATAAAAATAGTTCTAAGCATACTCTTGTCGTAAGCTCCAAGCTATTCAGAGAACGAATTCAACAAATGAATTGCCTTTGCAAAATCGGAACGTTCGGTCGAGAGGAAGGAAACGACGCGAGAATTTTGGACGAAGAACGGATCATTCAAACTGCGAAAGCCGAATACGATGCAAAGGCCTTCCTCTTACCCGGCGGCCATAATTTGGAAAATTTAAGCGCTTCCATTCTTGCTGCAGAAGCGGTAGGAGGAAATCCCGCCAATATTCAGCAGGCGATTTCGGGTTTTACGGGTTTACCGCACCGATTCCAGCAAGCGGGACGCGCGGCAGGCGTAACCTTTATCAACGATTCTAAATCCACAAACCTTCATAGCATGCTTGCCGGTATGAGCACCTGGAAGGAGAAAAAATCCACCTGTCTAATCCTGGGGGGCAGACCGAAATCCGAATCTTTCGAACCTCTTAAGCAATTCCTGAAATCCGGTATCGGATGGGTGATTCTTTTCGGAGAAGCGAGGGCCGCCTGGGCCGCCGAAATTTCGCCTATTTTAGGAGTTCATTTTGTTACGGCGGAAAACTTAGACGAGGCATTCTTTTGGCTCAAGACCGCGATTCGCTCGGGGCGAGCGAGATTGAAATCCGTCGTATTTTCCCCGGCCTGCGCTAGCTTCGACCAATATAAGAATTTCGAAGAAAGAGGAGAACATTTCTTAAACCTAGTGAGGCAGTGGGCGAAAGAGGAGCCCTAG
- a CDS encoding flagellar hook-length control protein FliK: protein MQIRTDQSPREEVKMTNSESKSAAAASEKSPQAGLNFMDLMKSIQLRSQQALEEGQKPEGEIKSNQPEMNPSEAGLFDEIEEEQKDDSEIEHEDSEEIVSAADEEKEFAEIYSILNSFSESIQTKDTQFSKTIKNPEKSEKIKEEDSELDWESETEEEPPFIVRMTAFLQSLEPKKVISFDKDEEIPAAQLQATRKAVKPQAKEETPAKDSKQEQTDIISLAKSEDKKNVKEVRTQRPTEKESLESGLRNLEEVHKFSKPANEEKSISPLREVGKENPALESENVKITRDKKSESLSQISKSSSIKVPASEDSSSKGDSTGKDRQNSESSYRQGNETTFSLLKAGMGMMEKEAASVSSSFDKGRSTNSSSLDKGVVRENFQRLVQSAKLHIVENGKSEATLRLNPQELGRVSLRISVEDDRVQGRIFVESEEVKRMFTGDLEQLKRDFKDQGLVLESLLVEVEESGLFSFFDGDSSGARDRETEGLSLGSDRKNKDSESLSQLDSTEISQTAEKNTERRLNVLV, encoded by the coding sequence ATGCAGATACGAACCGATCAATCTCCTCGTGAAGAAGTAAAGATGACAAATTCGGAATCGAAGTCCGCGGCCGCCGCTTCCGAAAAATCGCCCCAAGCCGGTCTTAATTTTATGGATTTAATGAAATCGATCCAACTACGGTCGCAACAAGCGTTGGAAGAAGGCCAAAAACCGGAAGGCGAAATTAAATCGAATCAACCCGAGATGAACCCGTCGGAAGCGGGACTTTTTGACGAGATAGAAGAAGAGCAAAAGGACGATTCCGAAATAGAACACGAGGATTCGGAAGAGATCGTATCCGCCGCGGACGAGGAAAAAGAATTCGCGGAAATCTATTCCATTCTAAATTCTTTTTCCGAATCCATCCAGACAAAGGACACGCAATTTTCAAAGACGATTAAAAATCCGGAAAAATCCGAAAAGATAAAGGAAGAGGATTCCGAATTGGACTGGGAATCCGAAACCGAGGAAGAACCTCCGTTTATCGTTCGGATGACGGCGTTCCTACAAAGCTTAGAGCCTAAAAAAGTAATTTCCTTCGACAAAGATGAAGAGATTCCTGCCGCGCAACTTCAAGCGACTCGTAAGGCGGTTAAACCGCAAGCGAAGGAAGAGACTCCTGCAAAAGATTCGAAACAGGAACAGACAGATATTATAAGTTTAGCGAAGAGCGAAGACAAAAAGAACGTAAAGGAAGTTCGCACTCAAAGACCGACCGAAAAAGAAAGTCTGGAAAGCGGGCTTAGAAATTTGGAGGAGGTTCATAAATTCTCCAAGCCGGCCAACGAAGAAAAATCGATTTCCCCGCTGCGAGAAGTCGGTAAGGAAAATCCTGCGTTAGAATCCGAAAACGTAAAAATCACCAGAGATAAAAAGTCGGAATCCCTATCTCAGATATCCAAGTCGTCATCGATAAAAGTTCCGGCATCCGAAGACTCGTCCTCAAAAGGAGATTCTACGGGAAAAGACCGACAAAATTCCGAATCATCCTACCGCCAAGGAAACGAAACCACGTTTTCCTTATTAAAAGCTGGAATGGGAATGATGGAAAAGGAAGCAGCGAGCGTATCATCTTCGTTTGACAAAGGTCGTTCAACGAATTCATCTTCCTTGGATAAAGGAGTCGTTAGGGAAAACTTCCAGAGGCTCGTACAAAGCGCGAAGTTACATATCGTCGAGAACGGAAAATCGGAGGCGACTCTTAGATTGAATCCGCAGGAGCTCGGTCGAGTTTCGTTGCGCATCAGCGTGGAAGACGATCGGGTTCAAGGACGTATATTCGTCGAATCGGAAGAAGTAAAACGGATGTTTACCGGAGATCTGGAACAATTGAAGAGAGATTTTAAAGATCAAGGACTTGTCCTGGAGTCGTTGCTCGTCGAAGTGGAAGAGTCCGGATTATTTTCCTTCTTTGACGGGGATTCCTCCGGCGCACGGGATCGGGAGACCGAAGGGTTATCGTTAGGTTCCGACAGAAAGAACAAAGATTCCGAATCACTTTCCCAACTTGACTCTACAGAAATTTCGCAAACCGCCGAAAAGAATACGGAGAGACGTTTAAACGTCTTAGTTTGA
- a CDS encoding HD domain-containing phosphohydrolase, whose amino-acid sequence MESKFKQYIVTDYRLLDRRLNILRNKLNPDIILLRDFYDSPEIRDAEQFVNIVFYIAAPTLEEEHRHIREQLRLNPLILARFILNAELTYEGHKQTEIEDDLIFGILPDTATDLHLCKNLANAFVHLQMVTDQFDLLHRINTAKYEINRLTRIGISLANEKDFDKLLGEILFSAREICNADSGSLYLVERDEINYVKSLRFKISALNVGEEFLLPINKASIAGYVAETGKVLNLPDVYNLPEGTEFTFNRNFDVLTNYHTKSMLVVPMKDHRGEVVGVLQLINRKRNFNQKLTAEQMKGEDVQPFDDYSSQLVLGVAGQAAVAIQNNYLLREIETLFEGFVTASVNAIEARDPTTSGHSFRVALLTVGLAETVDRADSGKYKDIKFSKEQLKEIRYASLLHDFGKVGVREKVLVKAKKLEDLELNVIDWRFRFLIKDLESRFNLKKVEYLKRHGTVGFADFEKSLEFEKVEEFKRLNSMLQIIRQSNEPSILEETNSHFLEEIAKIQYTTTDGESMDLLSPYEFGFLTIKKGSLDFDERKEIESHVEHTFQFLSKIPWTSDLKMVPAIAHAHHEKLNGSGYPRGLSGEDIPVQSRIMTISDIFDALTDKDRPYKKAVPLDRALDILEMESKDNHLDGDLLKMFIEAKVWERLSHHPHLTK is encoded by the coding sequence ATGGAGTCCAAGTTTAAGCAATACATCGTAACGGATTATCGGCTCTTAGACCGTAGACTAAATATTCTCCGGAACAAACTGAATCCGGATATTATCCTTCTTCGGGATTTTTACGATTCTCCCGAAATTAGAGACGCGGAGCAATTCGTAAACATCGTCTTTTATATCGCTGCGCCTACGCTGGAAGAAGAACATCGACACATTCGAGAACAGCTCCGTTTGAATCCTCTGATTCTCGCCCGTTTTATTCTGAACGCGGAACTAACCTACGAGGGTCATAAACAAACGGAGATCGAAGACGATCTTATTTTCGGAATTCTTCCGGACACGGCGACCGATCTTCATCTATGTAAGAATTTGGCGAATGCGTTCGTGCACCTACAAATGGTGACGGATCAATTCGATTTATTGCATAGAATCAATACCGCAAAGTACGAAATCAATCGACTCACTCGGATCGGAATCAGTCTCGCGAACGAGAAAGATTTCGATAAATTGTTAGGAGAAATTCTCTTCAGCGCCAGGGAGATCTGCAATGCGGATTCCGGTTCCTTGTATTTGGTGGAACGGGACGAAATCAATTACGTTAAGAGTTTGCGCTTTAAAATTTCCGCTCTGAATGTGGGGGAAGAATTTTTACTTCCCATCAATAAGGCTAGCATTGCGGGCTACGTCGCCGAAACCGGAAAAGTCCTGAATCTTCCCGACGTATATAATCTGCCGGAAGGCACCGAATTTACCTTTAACAGAAACTTCGACGTATTAACGAACTATCATACGAAATCCATGCTCGTAGTTCCGATGAAGGATCATCGGGGGGAAGTGGTCGGGGTTTTGCAGCTGATCAATCGGAAACGCAATTTCAACCAAAAACTCACGGCAGAGCAGATGAAAGGGGAGGACGTCCAACCTTTCGACGATTACTCCTCCCAGTTGGTTCTAGGCGTGGCCGGGCAGGCCGCCGTCGCGATTCAGAATAATTATCTTTTAAGGGAGATCGAAACCTTATTCGAAGGATTTGTCACCGCCTCCGTGAATGCGATCGAGGCGAGGGATCCGACCACAAGCGGCCATTCTTTTCGAGTCGCTTTATTAACGGTCGGTCTAGCGGAGACCGTCGATCGTGCCGATTCAGGCAAATATAAGGATATTAAATTCAGCAAAGAGCAATTAAAAGAAATTCGATATGCATCTCTTCTGCACGATTTCGGCAAGGTCGGCGTCCGGGAAAAAGTCCTAGTAAAAGCCAAAAAGCTGGAAGATTTGGAATTGAACGTGATCGATTGGCGTTTCCGCTTTTTGATCAAGGATTTGGAATCCAGATTTAATTTAAAGAAAGTGGAATATTTGAAACGACATGGGACGGTCGGGTTTGCGGATTTTGAGAAGTCCCTGGAATTCGAAAAAGTCGAAGAGTTTAAGCGACTGAATTCCATGCTTCAGATCATACGCCAATCGAACGAACCTTCCATATTAGAAGAAACGAATTCGCATTTTTTGGAAGAAATCGCTAAAATACAATATACTACCACCGATGGAGAATCCATGGATTTGCTTTCTCCCTATGAATTCGGATTTTTAACCATCAAAAAAGGATCATTGGATTTCGACGAAAGAAAGGAAATCGAATCCCATGTGGAACATACGTTCCAATTTTTAAGTAAAATTCCTTGGACAAGCGATTTGAAAATGGTTCCTGCAATCGCTCACGCTCACCATGAAAAACTGAACGGAAGCGGTTACCCGCGCGGCCTTTCAGGAGAGGATATTCCGGTACAATCCAGGATTATGACCATTTCCGATATATTCGACGCGTTGACCGATAAGGATCGTCCCTATAAAAAAGCGGTCCCTCTGGATAGAGCATTAGATATTCTTGAAATGGAATCTAAGGACAACCATTTAGACGGCGATTTGCTGAAGATGTTCATAGAAGCTAAGGTTTGGGAAAGGCTTTCCCATCATCCACATCTGACTAAATAG
- the flgE gene encoding flagellar hook protein FlgE, whose amino-acid sequence MMRSLYSGVSGLKNHQVRMDVIGNNISNVNTHGFKTERVTFQDMISQELRGASEPKENIGGVNPQQVGLGALIAAIDKIMTQGALQTTGKNTDVAISGEGFFIVKDGDKQFYTRAGAFNLDKNGYYVNPANGLKVQGWNSRLDEKGNKFINSSGSVEDIIIPVYSKEPARATSKIDFKSNLNSSVPAVPPDATPEEISAFINDPDPKQRRGHVTTIKVFDDQGEQRELKMEFYKVRENTWKGRVSLTDATQLSVDVAGTGGQNTQLPGSTELEFGFTPDGKIVYVSDGADMMNTGKLNAKVSFRLPGNPQVQSFDLALGESGMVDGITQFSSDFTTKAVKQDGYTMGYLESFSIDNSGTITGVYSNGIKQPLARIATAVFNNPAGLDKAGDTMFAFSNNSGEPLIGEAGIAGRGKINAGLLEMSNVDLSDQFTDMIVTQRGFQANSRTITTTDQMLQEVLGLKR is encoded by the coding sequence ATGATGAGATCTCTGTATTCGGGAGTTTCCGGTCTAAAAAACCACCAAGTCAGGATGGACGTGATCGGAAACAACATTTCCAACGTGAACACCCACGGTTTCAAAACGGAACGGGTAACGTTTCAGGATATGATTTCCCAGGAATTGCGAGGTGCCTCCGAACCGAAGGAAAACATCGGCGGGGTGAACCCGCAACAAGTAGGTCTTGGAGCTCTAATTGCCGCGATCGATAAGATTATGACGCAAGGCGCCTTGCAAACGACGGGAAAGAATACCGACGTCGCGATTTCCGGAGAAGGATTCTTTATCGTAAAGGACGGTGATAAGCAGTTCTATACGAGAGCGGGCGCTTTTAACCTGGATAAAAACGGATACTACGTAAACCCTGCCAACGGTTTGAAAGTCCAGGGCTGGAATTCCCGTCTGGACGAAAAAGGGAATAAATTCATCAATTCCTCCGGTTCGGTGGAAGACATTATTATTCCAGTATATTCTAAAGAACCTGCAAGAGCTACCTCTAAGATAGATTTTAAATCCAACTTGAACTCGTCGGTTCCTGCCGTGCCCCCGGACGCCACCCCCGAGGAAATTTCGGCTTTTATCAACGATCCCGATCCCAAACAGAGACGCGGTCATGTGACTACGATCAAAGTGTTCGACGATCAGGGTGAACAGCGCGAACTAAAAATGGAATTCTACAAAGTCAGGGAAAATACTTGGAAAGGACGCGTGTCTTTAACTGACGCAACTCAGCTTTCCGTCGACGTAGCCGGAACCGGTGGACAGAACACGCAACTCCCGGGCAGTACCGAACTCGAATTCGGATTCACTCCGGACGGTAAAATCGTATATGTCTCCGACGGCGCCGATATGATGAATACCGGAAAATTAAACGCAAAAGTATCCTTTCGCCTTCCAGGAAATCCGCAGGTCCAAAGTTTCGATTTAGCGTTGGGTGAATCGGGCATGGTGGATGGAATTACCCAATTCTCTTCGGATTTTACGACCAAGGCCGTAAAACAAGACGGGTATACGATGGGTTACCTTGAATCTTTCTCCATAGATAATTCCGGAACGATTACCGGAGTTTATTCCAACGGCATCAAACAACCGCTAGCTAGAATTGCAACAGCGGTGTTTAATAACCCTGCCGGTCTGGATAAAGCGGGAGATACTATGTTTGCTTTTTCGAACAACTCCGGCGAACCATTGATCGGAGAGGCCGGAATCGCGGGGCGCGGGAAGATTAACGCCGGATTACTGGAAATGTCCAACGTGGACTTATCCGACCAATTTACCGATATGATCGTAACCCAAAGAGGATTCCAAGCAAACTCGAGAACGATCACTACAACGGATCAGATGTTGCAGGAAGTTTTAGGATTGAAACGTTAA
- a CDS encoding DUF1499 domain-containing protein codes for MTRFIPAIFIGSCLAIFAFGCSGTRPTNIGVKDGKLLACPNSPNCVSSQIPPTDEKHSISPLVYQSKSEEAKKKLVEVIRSLPRTEIVTEKNDYIYAEFTSFTMRYVDDVEFFFAPDQKTIHVRSASRLGYSDMGVNRKRIETIRELFAK; via the coding sequence ATGACACGATTTATTCCAGCGATTTTTATCGGTTCTTGTCTTGCGATCTTTGCCTTCGGTTGCAGCGGCACCCGCCCGACAAACATCGGAGTCAAGGACGGAAAGCTCCTTGCCTGCCCCAATAGTCCGAATTGCGTTTCCAGCCAAATTCCTCCGACGGACGAAAAACATTCGATCTCTCCTTTGGTATACCAAAGTAAATCCGAAGAAGCCAAAAAGAAATTAGTGGAAGTCATTCGATCTCTACCCAGAACGGAAATCGTCACCGAAAAGAACGACTACATTTACGCCGAATTCACTTCGTTTACGATGCGTTATGTGGACGATGTGGAATTCTTTTTTGCGCCGGATCAAAAAACGATTCACGTACGATCGGCGTCTCGACTCGGTTATTCGGATATGGGCGTAAATCGAAAACGAATCGAAACGATCCGGGAATTGTTCGCTAAGTAG
- a CDS encoding indole-3-glycerol-phosphate synthase (involved in tryptophan biosynthesis; amino acid biosynthesis; converts 1-(2-carboxyphenylamino)-1-deoxy-D-ribulose 5-phosphate to C(1)-(3-indolyl)-glycerol 3-phosphat), producing the protein MGLHRVLRDILETKKRELETIPEYSPVNYVGPGLWQSLRSRKFSIIAECKRKSPSAGAIRDTYEPVQIAKTYEECGASGISVLTDTDYFGGSLENLRQVSETVSIPVLRKDFIIDERQVIEAREYGAGAILLIVRILTPETLKNLILAARKLGMDVLTEIHTEEEAEIARDAGANIVGINTRDLDDFSIHPDLVPDIANKLSPNIVKVGESGIKNKQDLDAFRPYVDAALIGTYFMERPDIRTAWLELF; encoded by the coding sequence ATGGGGTTGCATAGAGTTTTACGGGATATCCTTGAAACAAAAAAAAGGGAATTGGAGACGATTCCCGAATATTCTCCGGTAAATTATGTAGGACCCGGTCTCTGGCAGTCCCTCCGCTCGCGAAAGTTCTCCATCATTGCGGAATGCAAACGAAAGAGTCCGTCTGCAGGAGCGATTCGGGATACCTATGAGCCGGTCCAAATTGCCAAAACTTACGAAGAATGCGGGGCCTCGGGAATTTCAGTACTGACCGACACCGATTACTTCGGCGGTTCTTTGGAGAATCTACGGCAGGTGTCGGAAACCGTAAGTATACCTGTTTTACGTAAAGATTTCATAATAGACGAAAGACAGGTAATCGAAGCGAGAGAATACGGAGCCGGTGCGATACTGTTAATCGTAAGAATTTTGACTCCCGAGACCCTCAAAAACCTGATCCTGGCCGCACGAAAACTTGGAATGGATGTTCTTACGGAAATTCATACGGAAGAAGAAGCCGAAATCGCAAGAGATGCGGGAGCGAATATCGTAGGCATCAACACAAGAGATTTGGATGATTTTTCGATTCACCCAGATCTGGTTCCCGATATCGCAAATAAACTTTCTCCTAATATAGTAAAAGTCGGGGAATCGGGAATAAAAAATAAGCAGGATCTGGATGCGTTTAGGCCGTACGTGGATGCCGCTCTGATCGGAACCTATTTTATGGAAAGGCCCGATATTCGAACCGCTTGGTTGGAACTATTTTAA
- a CDS encoding STAS domain-containing protein encodes MLDHKVQDGVLIVYLKGRLDVSIANEVEENLNDLIDNQGHTRVVLNMQDVDYMSSSGFRACISTLRKLNAKEGGLKICGIKPAVKRIFDVIELTSLFDIRETEDEALKSFRS; translated from the coding sequence TTGCTGGATCATAAGGTACAGGACGGAGTTCTCATTGTTTACCTCAAGGGACGTCTAGACGTCTCTATCGCCAACGAGGTCGAAGAAAATCTCAACGATCTCATCGACAACCAAGGACACACAAGAGTCGTCTTGAATATGCAGGACGTCGACTATATGTCGTCGTCCGGATTTAGGGCTTGCATCTCGACTCTTCGGAAGCTGAATGCGAAGGAAGGCGGCCTAAAAATTTGCGGAATCAAACCCGCAGTAAAAAGAATTTTTGATGTAATTGAACTTACTTCTCTCTTCGATATTCGAGAGACGGAGGATGAAGCTCTAAAGTCGTTCCGCAGCTAA